A single region of the Acidobacteriota bacterium genome encodes:
- a CDS encoding DUF499 domain-containing protein yields the protein MSRHRPRPWHEVVRLKDELRTGELSLAEFAADLHEVTLQRGQRPVYEEPEKFFALTYPTYALRELVKDVAARLAGKSDKAVRQLELTYGGGKTHTLITLYHLFREPEALPDAAAVHEFREHADGRLPGAHAAALCFDKIDVERGIEGVRSPDGSTRPLRHPWSVLAYQLDGDEGLRSIHGEGCAEERETPPAEPLLAKLLERPQERGLGTLILVDEVLMYAREKAGQDRVWRDRVIDFFQYLSQAVTKVDRAAMVASLLATDPAKQQGDEGRRLVADLLDIFRRQREEGVQPVQREDVAEVLRRRFFEPEALRDKESWRSQAIGAVRELARLDETTAKAKSREEGRFEESFPFHPDLTDVFYSRWTQIAGFQRTRGILRTLATALREAETWDSSPLIGASTLLRPAGDPGISEAVRELASVAGSESGEGSPTDWAPLLEAELAKAAGIHEELPALARRREVEQAVISVFLYSQPVGRKASTPELLRMVGAGGPDEIALRKGLARWRELSWFLDDEDEGDAVEADAGLPKSWRLGNRPNLRQMHDEACNERVTERAVEVRLEETTRKLRLLTDGARAAGAVVHVLPASPRDVGDDGSFRYAVLGPAAVSESGKPSALARRYLTETTSADRPRVHRNALVLAVPSRDGLEAARSAVRDLLGWEDVQSQLEGRSVDAVRRERLNQRLRGARLRVPDAVRQAYSVVVTVNADGAEQAFKLPGAAGPLFLEIKGDERTRIRETPVDAEALLPGGPYDLWREDEASRLVKDLAGAFARYPHLPKMLRPAVVRETVLQGVERGLLAARLERPDGSHRTWWRESVDAESSDDPALEVLLPGDAELAQLAPTLLAPGELPGLWAEEAGGVGFANLRDYFAGGFTVKVPREGYEDLFSVPRCSEEVLHQAVEAAVKEGFVWLRNGPTSVWKEDVPYGALDEGVMLHPPPEGLTPQELVEEAVPGGWTDGQTSGWALGQALSQKLGEPVPWGLLREGIDNAVVSRWLEVAEGSTTIGAEHAGSLKLRRPKDTPALDPAPEPRVVQALLEPDELQDLTERLPELLSVGAGLGLKFRVGVMLAEDAPEEAREALNEVLKQVSEDLRAE from the coding sequence ATGAGCAGGCACCGACCCAGACCCTGGCACGAAGTCGTCCGGCTGAAGGACGAGCTACGCACCGGCGAGCTTTCGCTGGCGGAGTTCGCGGCGGATCTGCACGAGGTGACCCTGCAGCGGGGCCAGCGGCCGGTGTACGAGGAACCGGAGAAGTTCTTCGCGCTGACCTACCCGACCTACGCCCTGCGAGAGCTGGTTAAGGACGTGGCTGCGCGGCTTGCAGGGAAGAGCGACAAGGCCGTACGCCAGTTGGAACTGACGTATGGCGGCGGCAAGACGCACACGTTGATCACGCTGTACCACCTGTTCCGGGAGCCGGAGGCGTTGCCCGACGCGGCGGCGGTTCACGAGTTCCGGGAGCATGCCGATGGCCGACTCCCGGGCGCCCACGCGGCGGCGCTCTGCTTCGACAAGATCGATGTGGAACGGGGCATCGAGGGGGTGCGATCCCCTGATGGGAGCACACGTCCGCTTCGCCACCCGTGGAGCGTGCTCGCCTACCAGCTCGACGGCGACGAGGGGCTGCGCTCGATTCACGGAGAGGGCTGCGCGGAGGAGCGGGAGACGCCGCCGGCGGAGCCGTTGCTGGCCAAGCTGTTGGAACGCCCTCAGGAGCGCGGCCTGGGCACGCTGATCCTGGTGGATGAGGTCCTGATGTACGCCAGGGAAAAGGCAGGGCAGGACCGTGTGTGGCGAGACCGCGTCATCGACTTCTTCCAGTACCTGAGCCAGGCCGTGACCAAGGTGGACCGGGCGGCGATGGTGGCGTCGCTGCTGGCCACCGACCCTGCGAAGCAGCAGGGCGACGAGGGCCGGAGACTGGTCGCCGATCTCTTGGACATCTTTCGCCGACAGCGGGAGGAGGGCGTTCAGCCGGTCCAGCGCGAGGATGTGGCGGAGGTGCTGCGGCGCCGGTTCTTCGAGCCGGAGGCTCTGCGGGACAAGGAGTCCTGGCGGTCCCAGGCGATCGGTGCGGTGCGTGAGCTGGCGAGGCTAGACGAGACGACGGCCAAGGCGAAGAGCCGGGAGGAAGGCCGGTTCGAGGAGAGCTTCCCGTTCCACCCGGACCTGACCGATGTCTTCTACAGCCGCTGGACCCAGATCGCCGGCTTCCAGCGCACGCGGGGCATTCTCCGCACGTTGGCCACCGCCCTGCGCGAGGCCGAAACGTGGGACTCGAGCCCCTTGATCGGCGCGTCAACGCTGCTTCGGCCGGCGGGCGACCCGGGTATCTCCGAGGCTGTGCGCGAGCTGGCGAGCGTGGCCGGTTCGGAGTCGGGCGAGGGTTCACCGACCGACTGGGCGCCTCTACTCGAAGCGGAGTTGGCGAAAGCCGCCGGCATCCACGAGGAGCTGCCCGCGTTGGCACGCCGGCGCGAGGTGGAGCAGGCGGTGATTTCGGTGTTTCTCTACTCGCAGCCGGTCGGCCGCAAGGCGTCGACGCCGGAGCTGCTGCGAATGGTCGGCGCGGGAGGCCCGGATGAGATCGCCCTTCGCAAGGGACTTGCCCGCTGGCGCGAGCTCTCTTGGTTCCTGGACGACGAGGATGAGGGCGACGCCGTGGAAGCGGACGCCGGTCTGCCCAAGTCGTGGCGGCTGGGCAACCGACCGAACCTGCGGCAAATGCACGACGAGGCCTGCAACGAGCGTGTGACCGAGCGCGCGGTCGAGGTCCGCCTCGAAGAGACGACGCGCAAGCTCCGGCTCCTTACCGACGGCGCCAGGGCTGCCGGCGCGGTGGTTCATGTGTTGCCCGCGTCGCCACGGGACGTGGGCGACGACGGCAGCTTCCGCTACGCCGTGCTCGGGCCCGCCGCCGTGTCCGAGTCGGGCAAGCCGAGCGCCCTGGCGCGCCGCTATCTCACCGAGACGACCAGCGCGGACCGGCCGCGGGTCCATCGCAACGCTCTGGTCCTCGCCGTGCCGTCGCGCGACGGCCTTGAGGCTGCCCGCAGCGCCGTGCGCGACCTGTTGGGCTGGGAGGACGTGCAAAGTCAGTTGGAAGGGCGTTCCGTAGACGCCGTCCGCCGCGAACGCCTCAACCAGAGGCTCCGGGGTGCGAGGCTGAGGGTCCCCGACGCAGTCAGGCAGGCCTACTCTGTCGTCGTCACCGTGAACGCTGACGGCGCTGAGCAGGCGTTCAAGCTGCCGGGGGCAGCAGGACCGCTGTTCCTGGAGATCAAGGGCGACGAGAGGACTCGCATTCGGGAGACCCCGGTCGATGCGGAAGCTCTCCTTCCCGGAGGGCCCTACGACCTTTGGCGCGAGGACGAGGCCTCGCGGCTCGTCAAGGACCTCGCGGGAGCGTTCGCCCGTTATCCCCACTTGCCGAAGATGCTGAGGCCGGCGGTCGTCCGGGAGACTGTGCTCCAGGGCGTGGAACGCGGCCTCCTCGCAGCGCGCCTGGAACGGCCTGACGGTAGCCACCGAACCTGGTGGCGCGAGTCGGTGGATGCCGAGTCCAGCGACGATCCTGCGCTAGAAGTCCTGCTGCCGGGCGACGCCGAGCTGGCGCAGCTCGCACCCACACTGCTCGCGCCCGGAGAGTTGCCCGGTTTGTGGGCGGAGGAGGCCGGTGGAGTCGGGTTCGCGAACCTCCGGGATTACTTCGCCGGCGGCTTCACGGTGAAGGTTCCGCGGGAGGGCTACGAAGACCTGTTCAGCGTGCCGCGGTGCTCCGAGGAGGTGCTTCATCAGGCCGTCGAGGCGGCGGTGAAGGAGGGGTTCGTCTGGCTGCGCAACGGCCCGACTTCCGTCTGGAAGGAGGACGTGCCCTACGGCGCGCTGGACGAGGGCGTCATGCTGCATCCGCCGCCGGAAGGCCTGACTCCTCAGGAGTTGGTCGAGGAAGCAGTGCCGGGCGGTTGGACGGACGGTCAAACCAGCGGCTGGGCGCTGGGGCAGGCGCTCTCGCAGAAGCTAGGGGAACCCGTGCCCTGGGGACTGCTCCGGGAGGGGATCGACAATGCGGTCGTGAGCCGTTGGCTGGAGGTGGCCGAGGGCAGCACGACCATCGGCGCAGAACACGCCGGTTCCCTCAAGCTGCGGAGGCCGAAGGACACCCCGGCTCTCGATCCGGCGCCGGAGCCTCGCGTCGTTCAGGCTTTGCTGGAACCGGACGAGCTCCAGGACCTCACCGAGCGCCTACCGGAGTTGTTGAGCGTCGGCGCGGGTTTGGGGCTCAAGTTCCGGGTGGGTGTGATGCTGGCCGAGGACGCGCCTGAGGAAGCGCGCGAGGCGCTGAACGAGGTGCTGAAGCAGGTGTCTGAGGACTTGAGGGCAGAGTAA
- a CDS encoding DUF1156 domain-containing protein, producing MTDGHAPTGGKGHVPAPSARLIEAAFPLRQASLDSVHEKNVRHGHISTLHIWPARRPLAACRAVLLATLLPDPGDPEGRRLLMARIAGEVRQRQTRAGKLREGTAGGVLHWGRESDPEIEKLREEIREAFGGRAPRVLDPFAGGGAIPLEAMRLGCEVTASDLNPVAWFVLRCTLHYPRLVAGQELPLPYFALRDRDFVEACLKAQGVKKKAALREVLRRLGHGDGDPVQLRSALFDGSAEQRASARGVSAGPTLEAGFPWHLRAWGRRILAEARQDLAKRYPTYADFEPVRRKGRGKRNAAIQFPEKRFRPRPARLLEPDAEGNVSVADLNGEFDSAYLENEANPRWVAKPTVAYLWARTIRCANCRAEMPLLKTRWLCKKPGKRVLLSVTPRGNGSGVEFGLQHDVPEGGGNGARRREHDRRLGGGTMSRSGAACPCCGAISTMADLRNEGRTGRLGERMTAVVVDGQQGKEYRLPTEVELAAASVDEEKLRALFAEIPFGLPEEPTPDEKALGMRVPRYGFDTWRKLFTNRQSLALGAFVRALRTLTRDTADYPEGWGEALAVCLAPSISRLTDRGSSLATWTNDHDKIRSTFARFALPMVWDFAESCPLTDTTGGFVQAVEWVARVCDHLQPATGKAPLAEVSQRSATRPWECRRFDLICTDPPYYDAIPYSDLMDFFYVWLRRVLHGVSPEMDAAFGAPLGPKWSREASDGEGDGELIDDASRFGGDRDASKQNYEDGMARAFGRFYDALRPDGRLVIVFANKQPDAWETLVSALIRAGFVACGSWPIQSERLNRQRSLASAALSSSIWLVCRRRPADARPGWDAAVLAEVRSNITESLRRFWDAGIRGPDFVWAATGPALEAFSRHPVVKKADSPRETLSVAEFLRQVRRIVVTFVVNRLLEAEPGAPAELDDLTTYYLLHRNDFGLDAAPAGVCILYAVSCNLSDADLVGGLDLLARGASAVATGASDEDGDDEAPASKTSGSEARLKPWNRRRHRGLGEPSADGEPPAFIDCVHRLMQLWKTGEQSRVDRYLADRGLWRHELFARVVQAVIELAAEGSEERSILESIQNHLQGSGASARAPRQQTML from the coding sequence ATGACTGACGGCCACGCTCCGACGGGCGGAAAGGGCCATGTGCCCGCTCCCAGTGCTCGCCTGATCGAAGCCGCGTTCCCTCTCCGGCAGGCGTCTCTGGACTCGGTTCACGAGAAGAACGTCCGGCACGGGCACATCTCGACTCTGCACATCTGGCCGGCGCGGCGGCCGCTGGCGGCTTGCCGAGCGGTGTTGCTGGCGACGCTGTTGCCTGATCCGGGTGACCCCGAAGGGCGGCGGCTGCTGATGGCGCGAATCGCGGGCGAGGTGCGGCAGAGACAGACCCGGGCCGGGAAGCTCCGGGAGGGAACCGCGGGGGGCGTTCTCCATTGGGGCCGCGAGAGCGACCCGGAGATTGAGAAGCTGCGGGAGGAAATCCGCGAGGCCTTCGGCGGCCGGGCGCCGCGGGTGCTCGACCCGTTCGCGGGCGGCGGGGCGATCCCTCTGGAGGCGATGCGGTTGGGCTGCGAGGTCACCGCTTCGGACTTGAACCCGGTCGCCTGGTTTGTCCTCCGTTGCACGTTGCACTACCCGCGTTTGGTGGCGGGGCAGGAGCTGCCACTGCCGTACTTCGCCTTGCGTGATCGCGACTTCGTTGAGGCGTGCCTCAAGGCGCAGGGTGTAAAGAAGAAGGCCGCGCTGCGTGAAGTACTGCGGCGGTTGGGTCACGGCGACGGCGACCCCGTGCAGCTTCGCTCGGCGTTGTTCGACGGTTCCGCCGAACAGCGCGCCTCGGCACGGGGCGTATCCGCAGGTCCCACGCTCGAAGCCGGGTTTCCGTGGCATCTCCGGGCATGGGGTCGCCGGATCCTGGCCGAGGCTCGACAGGACCTGGCGAAGCGCTACCCGACCTACGCGGACTTCGAGCCAGTGCGGCGCAAGGGGCGGGGCAAGCGGAACGCAGCCATCCAGTTTCCCGAGAAGCGGTTCCGGCCGCGCCCGGCGCGGCTGCTCGAACCGGATGCCGAGGGCAACGTCTCGGTCGCCGACTTGAACGGGGAGTTCGACTCCGCCTACCTGGAGAACGAGGCGAATCCGCGCTGGGTCGCGAAGCCGACGGTCGCCTACCTGTGGGCGCGGACGATCCGTTGCGCGAACTGCCGGGCGGAAATGCCGCTGCTCAAGACGCGCTGGCTGTGCAAGAAGCCGGGCAAGCGAGTGCTTCTGTCGGTGACGCCGCGGGGAAACGGCTCCGGCGTCGAGTTCGGCCTGCAGCATGACGTGCCGGAAGGCGGTGGCAACGGGGCGCGGCGGCGCGAGCACGACCGGCGTCTGGGCGGCGGGACGATGAGCCGAAGCGGCGCCGCCTGCCCTTGCTGCGGCGCGATCTCGACGATGGCCGACCTGCGCAACGAGGGCCGGACGGGGAGACTCGGTGAGCGGATGACGGCTGTGGTCGTGGACGGGCAGCAAGGCAAGGAGTACCGGTTGCCGACCGAAGTCGAGTTAGCGGCTGCTTCGGTCGATGAAGAGAAGTTGCGAGCGCTCTTCGCGGAGATTCCGTTTGGTCTGCCGGAGGAACCGACGCCCGACGAGAAAGCCCTCGGAATGCGAGTTCCGCGCTATGGCTTCGATACGTGGCGGAAGCTCTTCACCAACCGGCAATCACTCGCATTGGGCGCGTTCGTCAGAGCGCTACGTACTCTCACGAGGGATACGGCCGACTATCCGGAGGGCTGGGGCGAGGCGCTCGCCGTTTGTCTTGCGCCATCCATCAGTCGACTGACAGATCGCGGCAGTTCGTTGGCAACGTGGACGAACGACCACGACAAGATCCGGAGTACCTTCGCGCGCTTTGCGCTGCCCATGGTCTGGGACTTCGCCGAATCGTGCCCGCTGACTGACACGACCGGTGGCTTCGTACAAGCTGTCGAGTGGGTGGCGAGAGTGTGCGACCACCTTCAGCCAGCTACGGGGAAAGCCCCGTTGGCCGAAGTGTCCCAGAGATCGGCTACGCGACCTTGGGAGTGTCGGCGCTTCGATTTGATCTGCACGGACCCGCCGTACTACGACGCCATCCCCTACTCGGATCTGATGGACTTCTTCTACGTCTGGCTGCGGCGCGTCCTCCACGGCGTGTCGCCCGAGATGGATGCCGCCTTCGGGGCGCCGCTCGGTCCCAAGTGGAGCCGAGAGGCCTCAGACGGCGAGGGCGACGGAGAGCTGATCGACGACGCCAGCCGCTTCGGTGGTGACCGGGATGCGTCGAAGCAGAACTACGAGGACGGCATGGCGCGCGCCTTCGGCCGCTTTTACGACGCACTACGGCCCGACGGCCGGCTCGTCATCGTCTTCGCCAACAAGCAGCCGGACGCCTGGGAGACACTGGTCTCGGCCCTGATCCGTGCCGGCTTTGTCGCCTGCGGCTCCTGGCCCATTCAGAGTGAGCGGCTGAACCGACAACGCTCCCTGGCCTCGGCGGCACTCTCTTCCTCGATCTGGCTAGTCTGTCGGCGGCGGCCCGCCGACGCCCGGCCGGGCTGGGACGCCGCGGTGCTGGCCGAAGTGCGGTCCAACATCACGGAGAGTTTGCGGCGGTTCTGGGATGCGGGCATCCGCGGACCGGACTTCGTGTGGGCGGCCACTGGTCCTGCCCTTGAGGCCTTCAGCCGCCATCCCGTGGTCAAGAAGGCGGACTCGCCGCGAGAGACGCTGTCCGTGGCGGAGTTCTTGCGGCAGGTGCGGCGCATCGTCGTGACCTTCGTCGTGAACCGGTTGCTCGAGGCCGAGCCGGGCGCGCCGGCGGAACTCGACGATCTGACGACCTACTACCTGTTGCACCGCAACGACTTCGGCTTGGACGCCGCCCCAGCGGGGGTCTGCATCCTGTACGCGGTCTCGTGCAACCTCTCGGACGCTGACCTCGTCGGCGGTCTCGATCTGCTGGCACGCGGCGCCTCCGCGGTCGCAACCGGAGCTTCGGACGAAGATGGCGACGACGAGGCACCGGCCTCGAAGACATCCGGCTCGGAAGCCCGGCTAAAGCCGTGGAACCGACGTCGCCACCGCGGTCTGGGCGAGCCCTCGGCGGACGGCGAGCCGCCGGCCTTCATCGATTGCGTCCACCGGCTGATGCAGCTCTGGAAGACGGGCGAGCAAAGCCGGGTGGACCGTTACCTGGCCGACCGCGGCCTCTGGCGGCACGAGTTGTTCGCGCGGGTCGTCCAGGCGGTCATCGAACTCGCCGCTGAAGGCTCCGAAGAGCGATCGATCCTGGAGTCGATCCAGAATCACCTGCAGGGCAGTGGCGCCTCGGCGCGAGCGCCTCGCCAGCAGACCATGTTGTAG
- a CDS encoding ATP-binding protein: MITSLRLKDFKNFADETLRMGPFTVLVGANASGKSNVRDAFRFLHGIGRGYRLPDIIGGRYGAGGQVEWEPIRGAVDEIVRFGHESFLLEVGVRLPSRAMLPAEGTTPPWADLSLRGRARWERRGRYRIAVARESSASTPFQVADELLAAGWAWEKTVFTSTPERGDPIWRERHDPLMALRMAKTGTQRKFGNRVNVSRDRPALVQIQEQKRVVRDHKFRARLVQTRLGSMRFLDLSPEKMRQPAFPGQTILGDGGDNLPTVLRDICSDSKRRETFVEWTRELTPMDVEDFEFPVDPTTGRVQLALRESGGRQVSAYAASDGTLRFLAMLAALLGTNPAGLYVFEEIDNGIHPSRLRLLIDLIETQTGKGGVQVLTTTHSPELLSMVNDETFKHTSVLCRRPDTHDTVIRPVAKLPDAERLRESQGLGRLHASGWMEHAVSFAGDGGTGKS, translated from the coding sequence GTGATCACGTCCCTCCGACTGAAGGACTTCAAGAACTTCGCCGACGAGACGCTTCGGATGGGGCCGTTTACGGTGCTAGTCGGCGCCAACGCGAGCGGCAAGAGTAATGTCCGCGATGCCTTCCGGTTCCTTCACGGTATCGGCCGCGGCTACCGCTTGCCCGACATAATTGGAGGCCGGTACGGTGCCGGAGGACAGGTCGAGTGGGAGCCGATTCGCGGCGCAGTAGACGAGATCGTTCGCTTCGGCCACGAGAGTTTCCTCCTGGAGGTCGGCGTGAGGCTGCCTTCCAGGGCGATGCTACCGGCCGAAGGTACAACCCCGCCTTGGGCGGATCTTTCGCTCCGAGGACGGGCGCGTTGGGAGCGCCGGGGCCGGTACAGGATCGCTGTTGCCCGCGAAAGCAGTGCCTCCACCCCATTTCAAGTGGCAGACGAGCTTCTGGCTGCCGGCTGGGCGTGGGAGAAGACCGTGTTCACGAGTACGCCCGAGAGAGGGGATCCGATTTGGCGTGAGAGGCACGACCCGCTGATGGCTCTCAGGATGGCCAAGACGGGAACCCAACGCAAGTTTGGCAACCGCGTCAACGTCTCGCGGGATCGCCCTGCCCTCGTGCAGATTCAGGAGCAGAAGAGGGTTGTGCGAGACCACAAGTTCCGGGCGCGGCTCGTTCAAACCAGGCTCGGGAGTATGCGTTTTCTCGACCTATCGCCGGAGAAGATGCGGCAACCGGCGTTTCCTGGCCAGACCATCCTCGGCGACGGTGGCGACAACCTCCCGACGGTGCTGAGAGACATTTGCTCTGACAGTAAGAGGAGGGAGACGTTCGTCGAGTGGACCCGCGAGTTGACTCCCATGGACGTGGAGGACTTCGAGTTTCCCGTGGATCCCACCACGGGACGGGTTCAGCTCGCCCTGCGGGAGTCGGGGGGAAGACAAGTCTCGGCGTACGCGGCTTCCGACGGCACGCTGCGTTTCCTCGCCATGCTGGCGGCGCTCTTGGGTACAAACCCGGCTGGCCTGTACGTCTTCGAGGAGATTGACAACGGAATTCACCCGTCGCGGTTGCGCCTCCTGATCGACCTGATCGAGACGCAAACTGGGAAGGGTGGGGTTCAGGTGCTCACCACCACGCACTCGCCGGAGCTGCTGTCGATGGTCAACGACGAGACCTTCAAGCACACGTCGGTCCTCTGCCGTCGCCCTGATACGCACGACACCGTGATTCGGCCAGTCGCCAAGCTGCCGGATGCCGAGCGCCTTCGCGAGTCCCAGGGCCTCGGGCGCCTTCACGCGTCGGGTTGGATGGAGCACGCGGTCTCTTTTGCCGGCGATGGTGGGACTGGCAAGTCGTGA
- a CDS encoding AAA family ATPase, which translates to MAQKDSDRLHLPSLSVSGFLGLDRLSIRRLGRVTLLAGRNSVGKTTVLDAVRTYAARGRPRLLQELLEGREEFVETASDEDRHRSAFADAAALFHGRGEARATAIAIGPASGRDKLTVEQSTPDDWSEEQMKLLSDLSADSDTQALRIQFQGNEMFLPWMGADERRGIPRGPSYFHRRRAEREWPAAIECESLGPDLVPNHDLARFWDNVALTKDEDFSVQALRPVLGQEIERVAVVGSDGPRFRYSRRVVVKLRGHDRPVPLKSLGDGATRMFSVALALTNSRDGILVIDEAENGLHYSVETAYWRMVLRAAHEGNVQVLATTHSWDCVQGFARAAVESEDIDGVLVRLERDEEGTHAVEYSETELDTAAEQGIEVR; encoded by the coding sequence ATGGCTCAAAAGGACAGCGACCGGCTACACCTACCAAGCCTGTCAGTCTCAGGGTTTCTGGGGCTCGACCGCCTATCGATTCGTCGTCTCGGCCGCGTCACACTTCTCGCTGGACGGAACAGCGTCGGTAAGACGACAGTGCTTGATGCCGTGCGAACCTACGCAGCGCGAGGGCGCCCCAGACTCCTGCAGGAACTGTTGGAGGGACGCGAGGAGTTCGTCGAAACCGCCTCCGACGAAGACCGCCATCGGTCGGCCTTCGCTGACGCTGCCGCTCTGTTTCACGGCCGAGGAGAGGCACGGGCGACAGCCATCGCAATCGGCCCAGCCTCGGGCAGGGACAAACTCACCGTAGAGCAATCGACGCCCGACGACTGGTCGGAAGAACAGATGAAGCTGCTCTCCGACCTTTCGGCCGACTCGGATACTCAGGCCCTGAGGATTCAGTTCCAAGGCAATGAGATGTTCCTGCCCTGGATGGGAGCCGACGAACGACGCGGGATTCCCCGTGGGCCTTCCTACTTCCACCGCCGGCGCGCGGAACGCGAGTGGCCGGCAGCCATCGAGTGCGAGTCCTTAGGCCCTGATCTTGTGCCCAACCACGACTTGGCTCGATTCTGGGACAACGTCGCGCTGACCAAAGACGAGGACTTTTCGGTACAGGCGCTGCGACCAGTTCTCGGCCAAGAGATCGAGCGCGTTGCTGTGGTCGGGAGCGATGGGCCCCGGTTCCGCTACAGCAGACGGGTCGTAGTGAAGCTGCGCGGGCACGACCGACCCGTTCCCCTTAAGAGCCTGGGCGACGGGGCAACACGGATGTTCAGCGTTGCTTTGGCTCTGACCAACAGTCGCGATGGAATCCTGGTCATCGACGAAGCTGAGAACGGCCTCCACTACTCGGTCGAGACGGCGTATTGGCGCATGGTACTGCGCGCAGCCCATGAGGGAAACGTGCAGGTGCTAGCAACCACCCACAGTTGGGACTGTGTCCAAGGCTTCGCTCGAGCGGCAGTCGAGTCGGAGGACATCGACGGCGTTCTCGTTCGACTCGAGCGCGATGAGGAGGGTACTCACGCGGTTGAGTACTCGGAGACGGAACTGGACACAGCCGCCGAGCAAGGTATCGAGGTCAGGTAG
- a CDS encoding 7-cyano-7-deazaguanine synthase, with the protein MTGTELRVDVLEAGSHASAGRVPCRIGRNLRFETAGLRSYCLGDWNPRIFDAFVVAAAVQFCDGLRSRPPVSWSRRLDLRVPVHDPPLWASTGVSSPLIRALSLQTGDRWRFHFTSRRTKETARQGVLDLPHADEGVLPFSNGLDSHMVAELLASPSGSKPLRVRLGASAPAGNGADTPFRSVPYRVRHAPRRAAESSARSRGFRFALLGGVAAYLAGTHTVVVPESGQGALGPSLVPVGQLPPDHRSHPAFLLLMREFLGALLDYDFCYDVPRLWNTKGETLQELLTTQPNDASWRATRSCWQGSRHVSVNEKRRQCGVCAACMLRRMSVHAAGATEEEDGYVWENLGADCYEAGAAPAFKNRSPNGALHEHAIAGTLHLEHLALLGLRHRESPKLSTHVRRLSRSLGLSRQETSEKLHRMLTKHAQEWENFLDHLGTDSFITKWVAEIRDAYA; encoded by the coding sequence TTGACCGGCACCGAGTTGCGAGTCGATGTCCTGGAGGCCGGAAGCCATGCGAGCGCGGGCCGGGTGCCTTGCAGAATCGGTCGGAATCTCCGGTTCGAGACGGCAGGGTTGCGGAGCTACTGCCTCGGGGATTGGAATCCGAGGATCTTCGACGCTTTCGTGGTGGCAGCGGCAGTACAGTTCTGCGACGGTCTCAGATCTAGGCCGCCCGTGAGCTGGTCGCGCCGTCTTGATCTGCGAGTTCCCGTGCACGATCCGCCACTCTGGGCGTCGACGGGGGTGTCATCGCCTCTGATCAGGGCTCTGAGCCTCCAGACCGGAGACCGGTGGCGTTTCCACTTCACATCACGGCGAACCAAGGAAACTGCTAGGCAAGGCGTCCTGGATCTCCCGCACGCCGACGAAGGCGTGCTCCCGTTCAGCAACGGCTTGGACTCCCACATGGTCGCGGAACTCCTCGCTAGCCCCTCCGGCAGCAAGCCACTCAGGGTGCGTCTGGGCGCAAGCGCCCCGGCAGGAAACGGCGCCGACACACCGTTCAGGTCAGTGCCCTACAGGGTGCGGCACGCTCCCCGCCGCGCAGCCGAGAGCAGCGCTCGCTCGCGAGGGTTCAGGTTCGCCCTCCTTGGTGGCGTAGCCGCCTACCTAGCGGGAACGCACACCGTGGTAGTGCCCGAGAGCGGGCAGGGTGCGCTGGGGCCTTCGCTTGTCCCGGTCGGACAGCTACCGCCAGACCACCGAAGCCATCCGGCCTTTCTTCTCTTGATGCGGGAGTTCCTGGGCGCACTACTCGACTACGACTTCTGCTACGACGTGCCGCGACTCTGGAACACGAAAGGAGAGACGCTCCAGGAACTCCTGACAACGCAGCCGAACGACGCTAGCTGGCGGGCCACGCGATCGTGCTGGCAGGGCTCAAGGCACGTCTCGGTGAACGAGAAAAGGCGCCAATGCGGTGTTTGCGCCGCCTGCATGCTCCGCCGCATGAGCGTGCATGCTGCTGGAGCGACTGAAGAGGAGGACGGCTATGTCTGGGAAAACCTCGGCGCTGACTGCTACGAAGCCGGCGCGGCGCCCGCGTTCAAGAACCGCTCGCCGAACGGAGCTCTCCATGAGCACGCCATAGCCGGAACCCTTCACCTCGAACATCTCGCACTACTTGGACTGCGACATAGAGAATCCCCGAAACTGAGTACCCACGTTCGACGGCTGAGCCGGTCGCTCGGCCTCTCACGGCAAGAGACCAGTGAGAAACTCCACAGGATGCTGACCAAACATGCACAAGAATGGGAGAACTTCCTCGACCATCTCGGCACCGACTCGTTCATCACGAAGTGGGTTGCCGAAATCCGGGACGCTTACGCATAG